A region from the Citrobacter telavivensis genome encodes:
- a CDS encoding phage major capsid protein, P2 family, with amino-acid sequence MRNTTRDLFDKYIQRQAELNHISAAHVTKAYSIDPSVEQTLEDKIQQSSEMLKKINIYGVNDQTGEKIGLGVSGPVSSTNNSTTDRRQPTSVAALDSNKYTCNKVNADTFTPYTQLDAWAKFPDFQQRLSNQIIKRIALDRIMIGFNGTSYAEKSDRAANPLLQDCGIGWLQQYRTNAAQRVMKDVTVTSRDDTNQVIAKGDYGNYDSIVFDAVNSLMDEWYKDSPDLVVITGRNLTVNRSFPIINAVSTNNPNSEALAGQLIASRKTIGNLPSFIAPFFPDGSMFITSWENLSIYWQEGGHRRRIVEEPEYNRVSTYSSSNDAYVIEDYGYGCLIEGITAAEPAPAP; translated from the coding sequence ATGCGTAATACAACCCGCGATTTGTTTGATAAGTACATTCAGCGACAGGCTGAACTCAACCATATCAGCGCTGCCCACGTCACCAAGGCGTACAGCATTGATCCGAGCGTTGAGCAGACGCTTGAGGATAAGATCCAGCAGTCGTCTGAGATGCTGAAAAAAATTAACATTTACGGCGTTAACGATCAGACCGGTGAAAAAATTGGCCTGGGTGTGAGTGGCCCGGTATCCAGTACCAACAATTCCACCACGGATCGCCGTCAGCCTACCTCTGTGGCGGCGCTGGATTCGAATAAGTACACCTGTAACAAGGTGAACGCCGATACCTTTACGCCGTACACGCAACTTGATGCTTGGGCAAAATTCCCGGACTTTCAGCAGCGCCTCAGCAATCAGATCATCAAGCGTATTGCGCTCGATCGCATCATGATCGGCTTCAACGGTACCAGCTACGCGGAGAAATCAGACCGCGCCGCCAACCCGCTGTTACAGGATTGTGGTATCGGCTGGCTCCAGCAGTACCGCACTAACGCGGCCCAGCGTGTGATGAAGGATGTCACTGTGACCAGCCGTGACGACACCAACCAGGTGATCGCCAAAGGTGATTACGGTAACTATGACTCCATCGTATTTGATGCGGTCAACTCGCTTATGGATGAGTGGTACAAGGATTCGCCTGATCTGGTGGTGATTACCGGGCGTAATCTGACGGTTAACCGCTCCTTCCCGATCATCAACGCTGTAAGCACCAATAACCCTAACTCCGAAGCACTTGCCGGGCAGTTGATTGCATCGCGCAAAACGATCGGCAACCTGCCGTCATTTATCGCGCCATTCTTCCCTGATGGCAGCATGTTCATTACCTCCTGGGAAAACCTGTCCATCTACTGGCAGGAAGGCGGGCACCGTCGCCGCATCGTTGAAGAGCCGGAGTATAACCGCGTCTCAACGTACAGCTCTTCGAATGATGCCTACGTCATTGAAGACTACGGCTATGGCTGTCTGATCGAGGGCATCACCGCCGCCGAGCCAGCACCAGCACCATAA
- a CDS encoding terminase: MLTPAQKHFDRVMAERRSNRGTTTAERTAYEQILFRLRMDKADLSRIQSNAGKAKLKSERLPDYQPWIDGVLAADTGQADEVITTVMIWAADAGDIAQALRIGQYVLRHKIPMPDQYKRTTATVLVEEICDPILAAFKANPAKASVSIDNLNALNGITTHEDMPDQVRAKLFKAMGYTVRLNQDVESQQLARSHLQEAIRLNAKIGVARDIELLDRNIKKLTAASGGEGEGDAPPVQPEAQPEAAKAAPEKAPRTTAAKKPKNSQAKPAAKNRATRKAAKS, from the coding sequence ATGTTAACACCAGCACAAAAACATTTTGATCGGGTGATGGCTGAGCGCCGCAGTAATCGCGGTACAACCACCGCCGAAAGAACTGCATACGAGCAGATACTTTTTCGCCTGCGCATGGATAAAGCCGACCTCAGCCGCATCCAGTCGAATGCCGGTAAGGCGAAGCTGAAAAGCGAGCGCCTGCCGGATTACCAGCCATGGATTGATGGCGTACTGGCAGCGGATACGGGCCAGGCGGATGAAGTGATCACCACTGTAATGATCTGGGCAGCGGATGCCGGTGATATTGCGCAGGCGCTACGGATAGGCCAGTACGTGCTGCGCCATAAAATCCCGATGCCTGACCAGTACAAGCGCACCACCGCCACGGTACTGGTTGAAGAAATTTGTGATCCCATCCTTGCCGCCTTCAAAGCGAACCCGGCAAAGGCAAGCGTGAGCATTGACAACCTCAACGCACTGAACGGCATCACCACCCATGAAGATATGCCCGATCAGGTAAGGGCTAAGTTGTTTAAGGCCATGGGGTACACCGTGCGCCTTAATCAGGATGTTGAATCCCAGCAGCTTGCCCGCTCGCATTTGCAGGAAGCTATCAGGCTCAACGCAAAAATTGGCGTGGCGCGTGATATCGAACTGCTGGATCGCAATATCAAAAAGCTGACCGCAGCCAGCGGCGGAGAAGGCGAGGGCGATGCGCCACCGGTACAGCCGGAAGCGCAGCCAGAGGCCGCGAAAGCTGCGCCGGAGAAAGCGCCGCGCACTACCGCAGCCAAAAAGCCGAAAAACAGCCAGGCAAAACCGGCAGCAAAGAACAGGGCGACGCGCAAAGCCGCGAAGTCATAA
- a CDS encoding capsid assembly protein, protein MSLVATEPVRPPSDPAPDDGGAKVESLPFWPVIVLADLRRAMRLDGQVTTDRLMSRTIEAVAHVNDQLLLWRQVQVDAGYQTLAEIPADPVNGESVKVWRYKNAVWSLTKALLIEGYRDIDTTSKGDDHAQALSTQIDTLWRDVRWSIRDIQNEDRGLAELC, encoded by the coding sequence ATGAGCCTGGTCGCCACTGAACCGGTAAGACCGCCATCAGATCCCGCGCCGGACGATGGCGGCGCAAAAGTTGAGAGCCTGCCTTTCTGGCCTGTGATTGTGCTGGCTGACCTGCGCCGCGCGATGCGCCTTGACGGGCAGGTAACAACCGATCGTCTTATGTCCCGCACCATTGAGGCCGTGGCCCACGTTAACGATCAGCTTCTTCTGTGGCGTCAGGTTCAGGTTGATGCTGGTTATCAGACTCTGGCTGAGATTCCCGCTGATCCGGTGAATGGCGAATCGGTGAAGGTCTGGCGCTATAAAAACGCCGTCTGGTCACTGACCAAAGCCCTGTTGATAGAGGGATATCGCGATATTGATACCACCAGTAAAGGGGATGACCACGCGCAGGCGCTCAGCACCCAGATAGATACGCTCTGGCGTGATGTTCGCTGGTCGATTCGCGATATCCAGAATGAAGATCGCGGCCTTGCGGAGCTGTGCTGA
- a CDS encoding phage tail protein: MNVQAQQDDTVDELCWRYYGRTAGVTEAVHEANPGLCDSGPLLSAGQVVYLPELPPPTQRETVQLWD; this comes from the coding sequence ATGAACGTACAGGCGCAGCAGGATGACACCGTTGATGAACTTTGCTGGCGGTATTACGGCAGGACGGCGGGAGTAACCGAAGCCGTGCATGAAGCCAATCCGGGACTGTGCGACAGCGGCCCGCTGCTGAGCGCCGGGCAGGTTGTTTATCTTCCCGAATTACCACCACCAACCCAGCGGGAAACCGTGCAGCTATGGGATTAA
- a CDS encoding phage holin family protein, which translates to MVTLNELLLIVNAITCAVIAVTLGTYQRNGATHKRLAALFAWVLIVACGSVTILIVTGRYSTANFAETAINMALCVAVLSAKGNVMKIVNRSDAMNISKRGARNGK; encoded by the coding sequence ATGGTAACGCTAAATGAACTTCTGCTTATCGTGAATGCAATTACATGCGCAGTGATCGCGGTGACTTTGGGTACTTATCAGCGTAATGGGGCGACTCATAAGCGTCTGGCTGCTTTGTTTGCCTGGGTGCTCATTGTTGCATGTGGTTCCGTCACCATCCTGATCGTTACCGGAAGGTATTCAACCGCAAACTTTGCAGAGACGGCGATCAATATGGCGCTCTGTGTGGCTGTTCTATCGGCTAAAGGCAACGTTATGAAGATCGTTAACCGGTCGGACGCAATGAACATAAGCAAACGAGGTGCCCGTAATGGCAAATAA
- a CDS encoding M15 family peptidase — protein MANNFNFSQRSENNLKGVNADLVKVVRRALQLSAVDFGITEGLRSVERQKQLVAEGKSQTMNSRHLSGHAVDVFAYPTPAGSWDWKFYQQISEAFKQAGKELNIPIEWGGDWKTLKDGLHFQLPYAAYPA, from the coding sequence ATGGCAAATAACTTTAATTTCAGCCAGCGAAGTGAAAATAACCTGAAAGGTGTTAACGCTGACCTTGTGAAAGTTGTCCGCCGCGCCCTTCAACTTTCCGCTGTTGATTTTGGTATCACCGAAGGGCTGCGCTCTGTAGAGCGGCAAAAACAGCTTGTTGCGGAAGGGAAAAGCCAGACGATGAACAGCAGGCACCTTTCAGGCCATGCGGTTGATGTGTTTGCGTACCCAACCCCGGCAGGCTCATGGGACTGGAAATTTTACCAGCAGATTTCCGAAGCCTTCAAACAGGCGGGAAAAGAGCTAAATATCCCCATTGAGTGGGGCGGCGACTGGAAGACGCTGAAAGATGGCCTGCACTTCCAGCTTCCTTATGCGGCGTACCCTGCATGA
- a CDS encoding DUF2514 family protein, with amino-acid sequence MILAWLRRYWRGLLAALILGGAFLSGSWFGAHQANTAWALKWKQRDADDATALAKRQAEARAEEQRRQGEIDAIERRAEGQIAQAVADADHARAVSDGLHDEAAKLAARLAASERARRAATASGGQAGTTGSELLAELFRRADQRAGELAAIADQARIRGLTCEAAYDALTGASAVEK; translated from the coding sequence ATGATTCTGGCATGGCTCAGGCGATACTGGCGCGGCCTTCTGGCTGCGTTAATTCTGGGTGGTGCCTTCCTTTCTGGTTCATGGTTTGGTGCCCACCAGGCGAATACGGCATGGGCACTGAAATGGAAACAGCGGGATGCCGACGACGCTACCGCGCTGGCAAAGCGGCAGGCAGAAGCCAGAGCCGAAGAGCAGCGCCGACAAGGTGAAATAGATGCGATTGAGAGAAGGGCTGAGGGGCAGATTGCTCAGGCCGTTGCTGATGCTGACCATGCCCGCGCTGTTTCTGACGGGCTGCATGACGAAGCCGCAAAACTCGCCGCGAGATTGGCAGCAAGTGAACGCGCCCGCCGTGCCGCAACTGCCAGCGGAGGCCAGGCAGGCACCACCGGCAGCGAACTGCTTGCCGAGCTGTTCCGCCGCGCTGACCAGCGAGCGGGAGAGTTGGCGGCAATTGCTGATCAGGCAAGGATTAGAGGGCTGACCTGTGAAGCCGCTTATGATGCGCTGACAGGAGCCAGCGCGGTGGAGAAATAG
- a CDS encoding phage tail protein yields MLKPDLLRKHISQAVPWLRDNPDNLAVYVQKGRMVSTGQRSASFEYEYTIEVLAMDYPEPLDTLSLPILAWARLYQPELLFNPDRARDGITFEADILSNSTMDVLIKIQASEAVVVKVEEGKPVIHHRADPMPGPELGAWSLVFEDMVSGETWTD; encoded by the coding sequence ATGTTAAAACCCGATCTGCTTCGCAAACATATCAGCCAGGCGGTGCCGTGGTTGCGTGACAACCCTGACAATCTGGCGGTGTACGTCCAGAAGGGGCGCATGGTCAGCACCGGGCAGCGCTCTGCCTCGTTTGAATACGAGTACACCATTGAGGTGCTGGCGATGGATTACCCTGAGCCACTGGATACCCTCAGCCTGCCAATTCTGGCATGGGCGCGCCTGTATCAGCCTGAGCTGCTATTCAACCCTGACCGTGCCCGCGATGGCATCACCTTTGAAGCGGATATCCTGAGCAATTCCACCATGGATGTGCTTATCAAAATTCAGGCCAGTGAGGCGGTTGTTGTCAAAGTTGAAGAGGGTAAGCCGGTCATACATCACCGCGCTGATCCTATGCCGGGGCCGGAGCTGGGTGCCTGGTCACTGGTCTTTGAGGATATGGTAAGCGGCGAAACATGGACGGACTAA
- a CDS encoding phage virion morphogenesis protein yields MNADPLFHALDDYLATVAAQLAPGQRRKLTREVAIGLRKRQQQRINSQKNPSGESYTPRRRKILRTQGGVKFLWKDEVRELSNWRTTGRGEQRAITGYDVEKGALRTFYKRDIERYIEIHLNQTKRTTTRKEKMFRRLRTARFLKAYGTASAAVVGYSGHTAEIASVHQYGEVDTVAPGARTRYPARELLGFTESDLDWLADTIVSFLQP; encoded by the coding sequence ATGAACGCTGATCCGCTGTTCCATGCCCTTGATGATTATCTGGCAACCGTGGCGGCGCAGCTCGCACCGGGCCAGCGTCGCAAGCTAACGCGCGAGGTGGCTATTGGTCTGCGCAAGCGCCAGCAGCAGCGTATCAACAGCCAGAAAAACCCCAGCGGAGAGAGCTATACGCCGCGCCGCCGTAAGATTTTGCGCACTCAGGGCGGGGTTAAATTCCTGTGGAAAGATGAAGTGCGCGAGCTGAGCAACTGGCGCACTACCGGGCGCGGCGAACAGCGCGCCATCACCGGCTATGATGTCGAGAAAGGGGCATTGCGCACGTTCTATAAGCGCGATATTGAGCGCTATATTGAAATCCATCTCAACCAGACCAAGCGCACCACCACCCGTAAAGAAAAGATGTTCCGCCGCCTGCGCACCGCTCGCTTTCTCAAGGCATACGGTACCGCCAGCGCCGCCGTGGTGGGTTACTCCGGGCATACCGCCGAGATCGCCAGTGTTCACCAGTATGGTGAGGTTGATACCGTGGCACCGGGTGCCCGTACCCGTTACCCGGCGCGTGAATTGCTGGGCTTTACGGAAAGCGATCTTGACTGGCTGGCGGATACTATCGTCAGTTTTCTGCAACCCTGA
- a CDS encoding phage baseplate assembly protein V — translation MNLNELYRLICNLVRIGTVTDVDLAAEPPVARVSTGENTTDWIRWAALRAGTAVTWWAPTPGEQVLLFAPCGDLENAVIMGSLYSDSVKPPDNGETSNVTLYPDGAKVLYDPETGALAATGIKSATVEASDSIAATAPKMTCTATTSITLDTPEVICSKKLSCSTFEMKQGGKMTGNVEHSGGSFTSNGVVVHTHKHGGVERGGSQTDGPQ, via the coding sequence ATGAACCTGAATGAACTCTATCGCCTGATCTGTAACCTTGTCCGTATTGGTACGGTGACGGATGTTGATCTTGCTGCTGAGCCGCCAGTTGCGCGAGTCTCAACGGGAGAGAATACAACGGACTGGATTCGCTGGGCGGCTTTGCGCGCCGGAACGGCTGTTACATGGTGGGCACCTACGCCAGGCGAACAGGTGTTACTTTTTGCCCCATGCGGCGATCTGGAAAATGCCGTCATCATGGGCAGCTTGTACAGCGATAGCGTGAAGCCACCGGATAACGGTGAAACGTCAAATGTCACTTTGTACCCTGACGGGGCAAAGGTTCTGTATGACCCGGAAACCGGCGCACTGGCTGCTACTGGTATTAAGAGCGCAACCGTAGAGGCGTCTGACTCTATCGCCGCGACTGCCCCCAAAATGACCTGTACCGCAACAACCTCAATCACCCTTGATACGCCAGAAGTGATCTGCTCTAAAAAGCTCTCATGCTCCACGTTTGAGATGAAACAGGGCGGCAAGATGACCGGCAATGTTGAGCATAGCGGCGGCAGCTTTACATCAAATGGCGTTGTGGTGCATACCCACAAACATGGCGGCGTAGAACGTGGCGGAAGCCAGACGGACGGCCCACAATGA
- a CDS encoding baseplate assembly protein, producing the protein MTSARYRGMNAETGETLTDNEHISQSINDILLTPVGSRVMRRAYGSQLNNLIDQPGNAVTRLRIMSAIYSALFLWEPRISLTNIVLTETGAGQMIATIKASRTDTQSPFTTDVTIGRQVQA; encoded by the coding sequence ATGACCAGTGCAAGATATCGCGGGATGAACGCCGAAACCGGCGAAACGCTCACCGATAACGAGCATATTTCTCAGTCCATCAATGACATTTTGTTAACGCCGGTTGGCTCTCGCGTTATGCGCCGTGCCTACGGCTCGCAGCTCAATAACCTGATTGACCAGCCAGGCAATGCCGTAACGCGCCTTCGCATTATGTCCGCGATATACAGCGCGCTTTTCCTTTGGGAGCCGCGTATCTCACTGACCAATATTGTACTGACGGAAACCGGGGCGGGGCAGATGATTGCCACCATCAAGGCCAGCCGTACCGATACCCAATCACCCTTTACCACGGACGTAACGATCGGCAGGCAGGTGCAGGCATGA
- a CDS encoding baseplate assembly protein codes for MSGTIDLSQLPPPVVVEPLDFETLFNERKEAFIALYPEDEQDVIRRTLSLESEPITMLLEENCYRELLLRQRVNEAARAVMVAYSVGSDLDQLAANFNVERLTITPEDDSVVPPVPAVMESDADLRVRTPQAFEGLSVAGPTAAYEFFGLSADGRVADVSAVSPTPACVTISVLSREGDGTASQELIDIVASALNGEEVRPVADRVTVQAAEIVPYEIDATLYIYPGPESEPIRQASEQKLQAYIADQRRLGRDIRLSAIYAALHVEGVQRVELAQPVADMVLDDTQASHCTGYTITVGGYDE; via the coding sequence ATGAGCGGAACAATCGATCTTTCACAATTACCGCCTCCGGTGGTGGTGGAGCCGCTGGACTTTGAAACGCTGTTCAATGAGCGTAAAGAGGCGTTTATCGCACTTTACCCGGAAGATGAGCAGGACGTTATCAGGCGCACCCTCTCGCTGGAATCTGAGCCGATCACCATGCTGCTGGAAGAAAACTGTTATCGCGAATTGTTGCTACGCCAGCGCGTGAACGAAGCAGCGCGCGCGGTAATGGTGGCGTACTCTGTGGGCAGTGATCTGGATCAGCTGGCGGCAAATTTCAACGTGGAGCGCCTGACCATCACGCCGGAAGATGACAGCGTTGTACCGCCTGTGCCTGCGGTGATGGAATCGGATGCCGATCTGCGCGTCCGCACTCCGCAGGCGTTTGAAGGGCTGAGCGTTGCCGGGCCAACGGCGGCATATGAATTTTTCGGCCTGTCTGCTGATGGGCGCGTTGCTGATGTATCTGCCGTAAGCCCAACGCCTGCCTGCGTCACCATCTCTGTGCTTTCCCGCGAGGGTGACGGTACCGCCAGCCAGGAGTTGATCGATATCGTTGCCAGCGCGCTGAATGGCGAAGAGGTGCGCCCGGTTGCCGATCGCGTGACCGTGCAGGCGGCGGAGATCGTGCCTTATGAGATTGATGCCACGCTGTATATCTATCCGGGGCCGGAGTCGGAACCCATCCGCCAGGCATCTGAGCAGAAGTTACAGGCGTACATAGCCGATCAGCGTCGCCTGGGGCGTGATATCCGGCTGTCTGCCATTTATGCCGCGCTGCACGTTGAAGGAGTCCAGCGGGTGGAGCTGGCCCAGCCGGTGGCGGATATGGTGCTTGATGATACTCAGGCGTCCCACTGTACCGGCTACACCATAACCGTTGGGGGGTACGATGAGTAA
- a CDS encoding phage tail protein I yields MSKTLTPPSSTRLERVAARVCASLGEVRVPLRQLWDPYTCPVDLLPYLAWAFSVDRWDENWPQTTKRKAIADAFYLHRYKGTTGAMRRVVEPFGYFIRVNEWWNIDTDPGTFTLDIGVEDEGISEETYQELERLIADVKPCSRHMLGMSLHLQTTGPLYVGASAYLGDTLTVYPYFPETISVGGEEYVGSAIHLIDTVEISPSGN; encoded by the coding sequence ATGAGTAAAACCCTCACGCCGCCCAGCTCAACGCGCCTTGAGCGTGTCGCCGCCCGTGTTTGCGCCTCTCTGGGGGAAGTGCGGGTACCGCTGCGTCAGCTCTGGGATCCGTATACCTGCCCGGTTGATCTGCTGCCCTATCTGGCGTGGGCTTTCTCCGTTGATAGATGGGATGAGAACTGGCCCCAGACAACGAAGCGTAAGGCGATAGCTGATGCGTTTTACCTGCACCGCTACAAAGGCACCACCGGAGCAATGCGCCGCGTTGTGGAGCCGTTTGGGTACTTCATCCGGGTTAACGAGTGGTGGAACATTGATACCGACCCAGGCACGTTTACGCTGGATATCGGCGTTGAAGACGAAGGCATCAGCGAAGAAACCTATCAGGAGCTTGAGCGGCTGATCGCTGACGTTAAACCGTGTAGCCGTCACATGCTGGGCATGAGCCTGCACTTACAGACTACCGGCCCCCTTTATGTTGGTGCGTCTGCCTATCTGGGCGACACGCTAACCGTGTACCCCTATTTCCCCGAAACCATTTCAGTTGGCGGTGAGGAGTATGTGGGTAGTGCAATTCATTTGATTGATACTGTGGAGATCTCACCAAGTGGCAACTAA
- a CDS encoding phage tail protein, translating into MATKYYALLTNVGAAKLANATALGEQVEITQMAVGDGNGALPTPNPAQTALVHELRRAPLNTLTIDPVNTNQIIAEQVIQEDVGGWWIREIGLYDSDGDLIAIANCAETYKPLLQEGSGRVQVIRVILIVSSTQAVTLKIDPSVVLATRQYVDDQIIQVKAYVDQQLAAHIAASDPHQQYLLEADIDKYIPAGFPLPWPAATPPTGWLKCNGAAFDKAKYPKLAVIYPTGSLPDLRGEFLRGWDDGRGVDSGRALLSTQGHGIPKIYGYFQTYDVEGDEAPTGPFTQGDMGTTKLVGGGASGHDERIFFDSTRIIPDAAEVRPRSTAFNYIVRAA; encoded by the coding sequence GTGGCAACTAAATATTATGCCCTGCTAACCAATGTCGGGGCCGCGAAGCTGGCGAACGCCACGGCATTGGGTGAACAGGTTGAAATTACTCAGATGGCGGTAGGGGATGGCAACGGCGCACTGCCGACGCCAAACCCTGCGCAGACCGCGCTTGTACATGAGCTGCGCCGCGCGCCGCTCAACACGCTGACCATTGACCCGGTAAACACCAACCAGATTATTGCTGAGCAGGTGATCCAGGAAGACGTGGGCGGGTGGTGGATCCGTGAGATTGGGCTATATGACAGCGACGGCGATTTGATTGCCATTGCCAACTGTGCGGAAACTTATAAACCGTTATTGCAGGAAGGTAGCGGGCGTGTGCAGGTAATTCGCGTCATTCTGATCGTCAGTAGCACTCAGGCGGTAACGCTTAAGATTGATCCATCTGTGGTACTTGCAACCCGGCAGTATGTTGACGACCAGATAATCCAGGTTAAAGCCTACGTTGATCAGCAACTGGCGGCGCATATTGCAGCCAGTGACCCGCATCAGCAATATCTGCTTGAGGCGGATATTGATAAATATATCCCCGCTGGTTTTCCTCTCCCATGGCCTGCGGCAACGCCGCCAACAGGATGGCTAAAATGCAACGGAGCGGCATTCGATAAAGCAAAGTATCCGAAACTGGCGGTAATTTATCCTACTGGCAGCTTGCCAGATCTTCGCGGTGAGTTTCTGCGTGGCTGGGATGATGGGCGTGGTGTTGATAGTGGGAGGGCTTTACTGTCAACGCAGGGGCACGGTATCCCTAAAATTTATGGTTATTTTCAGACCTATGATGTTGAGGGTGATGAAGCGCCAACAGGGCCATTTACTCAAGGCGATATGGGAACCACAAAATTAGTTGGAGGAGGGGCGTCAGGCCATGATGAACGCATCTTTTTTGACTCTACCAGAATTATTCCTGATGCCGCAGAAGTCAGACCGAGAAGCACCGCATTTAACTACATTGTGAGGGCAGCATAA
- a CDS encoding tail fiber assembly protein, with translation MTQAKLNSEFVATVAGDITVFNYDSKTHEYISSSEEYLAVGVGLPANSCTDAPTEEKAGYAICRTAELSGWEYIIDHRGEDVFSTETGEPVAITSLGDYPENTTTQAPATPYDSWNGSKWVTDTEAQHTADVEAAEQQKTALLADAQATISLWQTELQLGIISDEDKASLIAWINYIKAVQAVDTSTAPDIEWPDKP, from the coding sequence ATGACGCAGGCAAAATTAAACAGTGAGTTTGTTGCTACCGTTGCGGGGGATATCACCGTATTTAATTACGATAGCAAAACTCATGAGTACATTTCTTCATCAGAAGAATATCTGGCGGTAGGTGTTGGCCTGCCTGCCAACTCATGCACTGACGCGCCAACAGAAGAGAAGGCCGGTTATGCCATTTGCCGGACAGCAGAATTATCAGGATGGGAATACATTATTGATCATCGTGGTGAAGATGTTTTCAGTACGGAAACGGGGGAGCCTGTTGCCATCACATCACTGGGCGATTACCCAGAAAATACCACCACGCAGGCACCTGCCACACCATACGATTCGTGGAACGGCAGCAAATGGGTGACGGATACGGAAGCGCAGCACACGGCAGACGTGGAGGCAGCAGAGCAGCAGAAAACGGCCCTACTGGCAGATGCTCAGGCAACAATCAGCCTTTGGCAAACTGAGTTACAGCTAGGCATCATCAGCGATGAAGATAAAGCCAGCCTGATAGCCTGGATAAACTACATCAAAGCGGTGCAGGCTGTAGACACGTCAACCGCGCCAGATATTGAATGGCCTGACAAGCCATAA
- a CDS encoding acyltransferase family protein: MKRVFWLDAARAIAIILVVFTHAHERAGIQSEMLRSVFYSIDRLGVPLFFMISGGLILPKLVNCDLLDFYKKRVPQFIILLVVWSVVTNCIKYYVDGGGVWDSLKTAFVNNNGVYPSNYGGASQMWFLYSITQLYLVAPFLAKMLHKASNREIMVFLLVCVIFNQFKHTATFFGGDWGALHRMGADLTGPYLIFFVLGYLIIERSVWCGKTIKHFTAYALIAMVPVISLVLIDHWSGKVNDGLHWYSGSLFIVISGIGLLLLIKWLFENASSRILSFVSKCSFGIYLTHYAFIYVSQGIMRGHLSGMSDIERMMVYFTFSFFAGALLTSVMMRTKITKYLVA, encoded by the coding sequence TTGAAAAGGGTCTTTTGGCTGGATGCTGCGAGAGCGATAGCAATTATTCTTGTGGTTTTTACACATGCTCATGAGAGGGCTGGGATCCAAAGCGAGATGCTAAGGAGTGTTTTTTACAGTATCGATCGTTTGGGTGTGCCGCTGTTTTTTATGATTTCAGGCGGTCTAATATTGCCTAAATTAGTTAACTGTGACCTGCTAGACTTTTATAAAAAAAGGGTGCCTCAATTTATTATATTGTTGGTTGTTTGGTCGGTGGTTACGAACTGCATAAAGTATTATGTAGATGGAGGTGGCGTTTGGGATTCATTAAAAACAGCATTCGTCAATAACAATGGGGTCTATCCCAGCAATTATGGCGGCGCATCTCAAATGTGGTTCTTGTATTCAATAACTCAGCTATATCTAGTCGCGCCATTTTTAGCCAAGATGCTTCATAAGGCATCAAACAGAGAGATAATGGTATTTCTTCTTGTATGCGTTATTTTCAACCAGTTTAAGCATACGGCAACCTTCTTTGGTGGTGATTGGGGTGCTCTGCATCGAATGGGCGCAGACTTAACTGGCCCGTATCTTATCTTTTTTGTTCTGGGCTATCTGATAATTGAGCGATCAGTATGGTGCGGTAAAACAATAAAGCACTTTACAGCTTATGCTTTAATAGCAATGGTTCCTGTAATTTCATTGGTGCTAATAGATCACTGGAGCGGTAAAGTTAATGATGGGTTGCACTGGTATAGTGGTTCATTGTTTATTGTTATATCTGGAATTGGGTTACTGTTGCTTATCAAATGGTTATTTGAGAATGCCAGCAGCAGAATTTTAAGTTTTGTTAGCAAGTGTTCTTTTGGTATCTATTTAACACATTATGCTTTTATTTATGTGTCCCAAGGGATTATGAGAGGGCACCTTTCAGGAATGAGCGACATTGAGCGGATGATGGTTTATTTTACATTTTCGTTCTTTGCGGGAGCGCTGCTTACTTCCGTTATGATGCGAACAAAAATTACTAAGTATCTGGTAGCTTAA